In the Daphnia pulicaria isolate SC F1-1A chromosome 2, SC_F0-13Bv2, whole genome shotgun sequence genome, one interval contains:
- the LOC124326386 gene encoding fatty acid hydroxylase domain-containing protein 2-like codes for MKLKQWLGQSTLACALFVGSIVYRQQLVTKVRQFRDYSGDVLDSQWKSILGLFGNDDYYLYVWGCILCIIIPFWTVGGMFMFMDYFNWPKWVRKYKVQPGTNEPVDLNKLKETIKVALINQWTIGNPLIFISFAVKKFTNTMPAIYELPTLQRFLIEMAVLFIVDEIALYYVHRLMHHPKLYSWVHKKHHEWHAPVAISVIYTTKTENLLITGGTGLGPFLMNPHLVTLWIWYALVNLRGLKNHCGYNFPWLPTPEDHDYHHMMSNACFGRTLALDWLHGTDKGFRDYQARKKNSAGHQLDLKKSE; via the exons ATGAAGCTGAAACAGTGGCTGGGACAATCGACATTGGCCTGCGCTTTATTTGTTGGATCCATCGTCTACAGACAACAGCTAGTGAC GAAAGTGAGGCAGTTTCGGGATTATTCCGGTGATGTTTTGGACTCGCAATGGAAATCTATTCTCGGATTATTTGGCAATGACGACTATTATTTATACGTCTGGg GTTGCATCCTCTGCATTATAATTCCGTTTTGGACTGTCGGCGGAATGTTCATGTTCATGGACTACTTCAACTGGCCAAAATGGGTCCGCAAGTACAAAGTTCAGCCTGGAACAAACGAACCCGTCGATTTGAACAAACTCAAAGAG ACAATTAAAGTGGCGCTGATTAACCAATGGACGATTGGCAATCCGCTCATCTTCATTAGTTTCGCCGTCAAGAAATTCACCAACACCATGCCGGCCATTTACGAGTTACCGACGCTCCAGCGCTTCCTGATTGAAATGGCCGTTCTGTTTATTGTTGACGAAATCGCATTGTATTACGTGCACAG GTTAATGCATCACCCGAAATTATACTCGTGGGTCCACAAGAAACATCACGAATGGCACGCACCTGTCGCCATCTCCGTCATTTACACGACTAAAACCGAAAATCTTTTAATTACAGGCGGAACTGGCTTG GGTCCATTTTTAATGAATCCTCACCTAGTCACTTTGTGGATCTGGTATGCTCTGGTTAACTTGAGAGGCCTGAAAAATCATTGCGGATACAATTTCCCTTGGCTACCGACTCCGGAGGATCACGACTATCACCATATGATGAGCAATGCCTGTTTCGGTCGAACGCTGGCCCTGGACTGGCTCCACGGGACGGACAAGGGTTTCCGGGATTACCaggcccgaaaaaaaaattccgctgGGCATCAACTTGAcctgaaaaaatccgaataa